Proteins encoded within one genomic window of Thiothrix litoralis:
- a CDS encoding DUF302 domain-containing protein, producing the protein MNFIRNILALIGLVAIVGGAFAYTKFAPMMSQMGDMDIGAEKAALDSFDPKAKEVYMDMWKKLKETGNSADATVVTYPVKEGVTTEQVEAAMKFKANELNIKGVGELPLSEQVKLETGKDQRFLKIYQFCNPQTAMRMVDYSDAFSAYLPCRISLIQDKQGKLNLYSLNMDMMIYGGKTLPPELLEEAKGVQTIITSIMEQGSTGEEF; encoded by the coding sequence ATGAACTTTATCCGTAATATCTTGGCCCTGATCGGCTTGGTCGCCATTGTTGGCGGCGCATTCGCTTACACTAAATTTGCCCCCATGATGAGCCAAATGGGTGACATGGACATCGGCGCTGAAAAAGCAGCACTCGACAGCTTCGACCCCAAAGCCAAAGAGGTTTACATGGATATGTGGAAAAAGCTGAAAGAAACCGGCAACTCGGCTGATGCTACCGTCGTTACCTACCCGGTAAAAGAGGGTGTCACCACCGAGCAAGTCGAAGCGGCCATGAAATTCAAAGCCAACGAACTGAATATCAAAGGTGTGGGCGAGTTGCCACTGTCTGAGCAGGTCAAATTGGAAACGGGCAAAGACCAACGCTTCCTCAAGATTTACCAGTTCTGCAACCCGCAAACAGCCATGCGTATGGTCGACTATAGCGATGCATTCTCCGCTTACCTGCCTTGCCGGATTTCCCTGATCCAAGACAAACAGGGCAAATTGAACCTGTACTCGCTCAATATGGACATGATGATCTACGGCGGTAAAACCCTGCCACCTGAATTGCTGGAAGAAGCCAAAGGCGTTCAGACCATTATTACATCCATCATGGAACAAGGTTCAACCGGGGAAGAATTCTAA
- the mutM gene encoding bifunctional DNA-formamidopyrimidine glycosylase/DNA-(apurinic or apyrimidinic site) lyase, with amino-acid sequence MPELPEVETTRRGIEPWLKGHTVAKVNIRQPKLRWPVPDTITALEGQVVHELTRRGKYILLHTDAGVGLIHLGMSGSLRIVEVDLEPRKHDHFDLVLASGKAVRYHDPRRFGAFLWVQGDPLQHPLLCDLGPEPLSDGFDGDYLFAQSRNRTVSVKVFIMNAHIVVGVGNIYANEALFLAGIDPRCAAGSVSRERYLQLVQAIRQILAYAIECGGTTLRDFVREDGTPGYFQLELKVYDRTGQACAVCQNPIVQITQGQRSTWFCPLCQH; translated from the coding sequence ATGCCTGAATTGCCAGAAGTGGAAACCACCCGCCGGGGAATCGAGCCGTGGTTGAAGGGGCACACTGTTGCCAAGGTCAATATTCGCCAGCCTAAATTGCGCTGGCCTGTGCCGGACACGATTACCGCGCTGGAAGGGCAGGTGGTGCATGAGTTGACCCGGCGCGGCAAATACATTCTGCTGCATACCGATGCCGGTGTCGGGCTGATCCATTTGGGAATGTCTGGCAGTTTGCGGATTGTGGAGGTAGATTTAGAGCCGCGTAAACATGACCATTTCGATTTGGTGCTGGCAAGCGGTAAGGCGGTGCGTTACCACGACCCGCGACGGTTTGGGGCGTTCCTGTGGGTGCAAGGTGATCCGTTGCAGCATCCCTTGCTATGTGATTTGGGGCCGGAACCGCTGAGTGATGGTTTTGATGGTGATTACCTGTTTGCGCAATCCCGCAACCGCACGGTCAGTGTGAAGGTATTCATTATGAATGCGCATATTGTCGTTGGCGTAGGTAATATCTACGCCAACGAAGCGCTGTTTCTAGCCGGGATAGACCCACGCTGTGCGGCGGGGAGCGTATCCCGCGAACGTTACCTTCAACTGGTGCAAGCTATCCGCCAGATTTTGGCCTATGCCATTGAATGCGGGGGAACAACCTTGCGCGATTTTGTACGGGAAGATGGGACGCCGGGGTATTTCCAGCTTGAGCTGAAGGTTTACGATCGAACTGGGCAGGCGTGCGCGGTCTGCCAAAATCCGATTGTCCAGATCACTCAAGGGCAGCGTTCCACTTGGTTCTGCCCCCTCTGCCAGCATTAA
- a CDS encoding O-acetylhomoserine aminocarboxypropyltransferase/cysteine synthase family protein: MKKETLSLHAGYTTDPTTKSVVVPIYQTVAYEFDDAQHGADLFNLAVPGNIYTRLMNPTNDVLEQRVAALEGGIAGLVVSSGMSAIHYAIINIAEVGDNIIATPQLYGGTYTLFAHMLPKLGIEVRFAENDSAEAIEKLIDAKTKAVFCETIGNPAGNIVDIEAIATAAHKHGVAVIVDNTVATPILCTPIDYGADIVVHALTKYIGGHGNSLGGIIVDSGKFPWTENKERYAAINSPEPSYHGVVYTEAFGAAAYIGRARTVPLRNTGSALSPFNAFLILQGLETLALRMERHCDNAIAVAHYLKDHPKVEWVNFAALADDPYHALALKYFDGKPASLMTFGIKGGFDAGVKFYDQLQIIKRLVNIGDAKSLACHPASTTHRQLTEAEQLRAGVRPESIRLSVGIEHIDDIIADLEQAFAVV; the protein is encoded by the coding sequence ATGAAAAAAGAAACCCTATCTCTTCACGCTGGCTACACGACCGACCCGACCACCAAATCGGTTGTCGTGCCTATCTATCAGACCGTGGCCTACGAATTTGATGATGCCCAGCACGGTGCTGATTTGTTCAATCTGGCCGTGCCCGGCAATATCTACACGCGCCTGATGAACCCCACCAATGACGTACTGGAACAGCGCGTGGCAGCACTCGAAGGCGGTATCGCAGGGCTGGTGGTTAGCTCCGGCATGTCCGCTATCCATTACGCCATTATCAATATTGCGGAAGTGGGCGATAACATCATCGCCACCCCGCAATTGTACGGCGGCACTTACACCCTGTTTGCGCACATGCTCCCCAAATTGGGCATTGAAGTGCGCTTTGCTGAAAATGACAGTGCGGAAGCCATCGAAAAGCTGATCGACGCCAAAACCAAGGCTGTTTTCTGCGAAACCATCGGCAACCCGGCGGGCAATATCGTCGACATTGAAGCGATTGCCACTGCCGCCCACAAACATGGCGTCGCGGTCATCGTGGACAACACCGTTGCTACCCCCATCCTGTGTACCCCGATTGATTACGGTGCGGACATTGTGGTGCACGCCCTGACCAAATACATCGGCGGGCACGGCAATTCACTGGGCGGCATCATTGTGGATTCTGGCAAATTCCCGTGGACGGAAAACAAAGAGCGCTACGCAGCCATCAACAGCCCAGAACCTTCCTATCACGGTGTGGTGTATACCGAAGCCTTTGGAGCGGCGGCCTACATCGGGCGGGCGCGTACCGTGCCTTTGCGCAACACGGGTTCGGCACTATCACCGTTCAATGCATTCCTGATCCTGCAAGGGCTGGAAACGCTGGCCTTGCGCATGGAACGCCATTGCGACAACGCCATTGCGGTTGCCCATTACCTGAAAGATCATCCCAAAGTTGAGTGGGTGAATTTTGCGGCGCTGGCAGATGACCCGTATCATGCTTTAGCGTTGAAATATTTCGACGGCAAACCTGCCTCGCTGATGACCTTCGGCATCAAAGGCGGCTTTGATGCTGGCGTGAAGTTCTACGACCAATTGCAGATCATCAAGCGCTTGGTGAACATCGGCGATGCGAAATCGCTGGCGTGCCACCCGGCTTCCACCACCCACCGCCAGTTGACCGAAGCCGAGCAATTGCGAGCGGGCGTCAGGCCGGAAAGCATCCGCCTGAGCGTTGGTATTGAACACATTGACGACATCATTGCTGACCTCGAACAGGCATTCGCAGTGGTTTGA
- a CDS encoding P-II family nitrogen regulator: protein MSKREIVVLTDVALITAIVQRGTADEIVKAAQEAGAQGASIHYARGRGVRERLGIMGLAIEAEKETINIVVSTDQLDRVFEKMYLAGNMDTPGMGFMWVTPLEKAATFIPPEIVERLTQRKTQD from the coding sequence ATGAGCAAACGTGAAATCGTCGTCCTCACCGATGTCGCCCTGATCACCGCCATCGTCCAGCGCGGCACGGCGGACGAAATCGTCAAAGCCGCGCAGGAAGCCGGGGCGCAAGGTGCCAGCATCCATTACGCCCGTGGGCGCGGGGTACGCGAACGCTTGGGTATCATGGGTCTAGCGATTGAAGCCGAAAAGGAAACCATCAATATCGTGGTTTCCACCGACCAGCTTGACCGGGTATTTGAAAAAATGTATTTGGCAGGCAATATGGATACCCCCGGCATGGGCTTCATGTGGGTCACACCACTAGAAAAGGCTGCCACTTTCATTCCCCCGGAAATCGTCGAGCGCTTGACCCAACGCAAAACGCAGGACTAG
- a CDS encoding ISNCY family transposase, with translation MSYPTVTAAALTAPLTFAGIVEQLRDTFRAFPDCRKPGNNTRYTLEDTGLSAFSVFFMQCASFLEYQRRMVENQERSNAQTLFGVHAIPCDNQIRHLLDSVPPSAVAPAYRYLFNGLQQNGYLDKWRVHDYGYLLALDGTQHFSSSHIHCEQCLTKTHHNGTVTYSHQVLTPILTAPDKPQVIPLPPEFISRQDGQTKQDCEINAAKRWLAQWGADYIPLGITFLGDDLYCHQPFCQAVLDAGAQFIFNCKPTSHTTLYEELEGLEKIGAIRTHLVQRRMGKHSVTDTYRFATQMPLRDGDDALRVNWFSLTSVRDDGKCLYHKDFATSHPITTGKVVDLVKAGRCRWKIENENNNTLKTKGYHFEHNFGHGQQHLANLLAALVLLAYLVHTVIDLMDERFRTLLQKMGSRERLFDDINTLTTFLCFKSWTALLDFMLVGLERRHQADEIEQWVVK, from the coding sequence ATGAGCTACCCAACCGTTACTGCTGCTGCGCTAACCGCACCGCTCACTTTTGCGGGTATCGTGGAGCAATTGCGCGATACATTCCGCGCCTTCCCCGACTGCCGCAAACCCGGCAATAATACCCGCTATACCTTGGAGGATACGGGTTTGAGTGCTTTTTCGGTGTTTTTCATGCAGTGTGCGTCCTTTCTGGAATACCAGCGGCGCATGGTGGAGAACCAAGAGCGGAGTAATGCACAGACGTTGTTCGGTGTTCATGCCATTCCCTGCGACAATCAAATTCGCCATTTGCTGGATAGCGTGCCGCCGTCAGCCGTTGCGCCTGCTTACCGTTATCTTTTCAATGGGTTGCAACAGAATGGTTATTTGGATAAGTGGCGGGTGCATGACTACGGTTATTTGTTGGCACTGGATGGGACACAGCATTTTTCGTCATCCCACATCCATTGTGAGCAGTGTTTGACGAAGACGCATCACAACGGGACAGTCACCTACTCACACCAAGTGCTGACCCCGATTTTAACAGCACCCGATAAACCGCAGGTGATCCCGTTACCGCCAGAGTTCATCAGCCGCCAAGATGGGCAAACCAAGCAAGATTGTGAAATCAACGCCGCTAAACGCTGGCTGGCTCAGTGGGGCGCGGATTACATCCCGCTGGGCATCACGTTTCTGGGGGATGATTTGTATTGTCACCAGCCCTTTTGCCAAGCAGTCCTGGACGCTGGCGCACAGTTCATTTTCAACTGCAAACCCACGTCCCACACGACCTTATATGAAGAGTTGGAAGGGCTAGAGAAAATCGGCGCGATACGCACCCATCTTGTACAGCGGCGGATGGGAAAGCATTCTGTCACGGATACCTACCGTTTTGCGACGCAGATGCCCTTACGTGATGGGGACGATGCCCTGCGTGTCAACTGGTTCAGTCTCACGAGTGTGCGTGATGATGGTAAGTGCTTATACCATAAAGATTTCGCCACCTCTCACCCTATCACCACCGGCAAGGTCGTCGATCTTGTGAAGGCTGGGAGGTGTCGCTGGAAGATTGAGAACGAAAACAACAACACCCTGAAAACCAAAGGCTACCACTTTGAACACAACTTCGGGCATGGGCAGCAACACCTCGCCAACTTGTTGGCCGCATTAGTGTTATTGGCTTATCTCGTCCATACCGTGATTGACTTGATGGATGAGCGTTTCCGAACTTTACTTCAGAAAATGGGGTCACGCGAACGCTTGTTCGATGACATCAATACGCTCACGACCTTTTTGTGCTTCAAAAGTTGGACGGCTCTGCTGGATTTTATGCTCGTCGGCTTAGAGCGGCGGCATCAAGCGGATGAGATTGAGCAGTGGGTGGTAAAATGA
- the tpx gene encoding thiol peroxidase — translation MATITLQGNPIETVGELPAVGSNAPAFTLTKTDLSEVSLQDFAGKTVILNIYPSVDTGICAASTRKFNEVASSNANVVVLCISADLPFAHSRFCGAEGLENVVSLSTFRNADFGGNYGVTITTGPLAGLMSRAVVIVKDGKVTYTEQVPEIAQEPDYDAALAAA, via the coding sequence ATGGCAACGATTACCCTGCAAGGCAACCCGATTGAAACCGTCGGCGAACTGCCAGCCGTTGGCAGCAATGCCCCAGCCTTCACCCTGACCAAAACCGACCTGTCTGAAGTTAGCCTGCAAGACTTCGCGGGTAAAACCGTTATCCTCAACATTTACCCCAGTGTTGACACCGGCATCTGTGCGGCTTCCACCCGCAAGTTCAACGAAGTCGCCAGCAGCAACGCCAACGTTGTCGTACTGTGCATTTCTGCCGACCTGCCGTTTGCGCACAGCCGTTTCTGTGGCGCTGAAGGTCTGGAAAATGTGGTTTCCCTTTCCACCTTCCGCAACGCTGATTTTGGTGGTAACTACGGCGTTACTATCACTACTGGCCCCTTGGCTGGCCTGATGTCCCGCGCGGTCGTCATCGTCAAGGATGGCAAAGTAACTTACACAGAACAAGTGCCTGAAATTGCCCAAGAACCTGATTACGACGCGGCATTGGCAGCAGCGTAA
- a CDS encoding Uma2 family endonuclease, producing the protein MSAAEQLQERYTYADYAKWPEGEHWELIDGVAYAMAAPSRQHQDVVLELGSQILQHLRGKPCRPYVAPFDVRLPRQQEADDKVDTTVQPDIAVICDRSKLDDKGCRGAPDWIIEVVSPSSAIMDMEKKRKLYERHGVKAYWIVHPTDRWLMVYTLGEDGKYGQFQLFGLDEPATVGLFPELSIDWAFLNDDQG; encoded by the coding sequence ATGAGTGCAGCAGAACAGTTACAGGAACGCTACACCTACGCCGATTACGCAAAATGGCCAGAAGGTGAACATTGGGAGCTAATTGACGGCGTGGCGTATGCAATGGCTGCACCGTCACGGCAACATCAGGATGTGGTATTGGAATTAGGTTCGCAAATTTTGCAACATTTACGCGGTAAACCTTGTCGCCCTTATGTTGCCCCGTTTGATGTCCGTCTGCCACGCCAACAGGAAGCCGACGACAAAGTGGATACCACCGTCCAACCTGATATTGCGGTCATCTGTGACCGTAGCAAACTGGATGATAAAGGCTGTCGCGGTGCGCCGGACTGGATCATTGAAGTCGTTTCGCCCTCCTCCGCCATTATGGACATGGAAAAAAAGCGCAAGCTTTACGAACGGCATGGGGTCAAAGCATACTGGATTGTTCACCCAACTGACCGCTGGCTGATGGTGTATACCTTGGGCGAAGACGGCAAATACGGGCAATTCCAACTGTTTGGGCTGGATGAACCGGCGACCGTTGGCTTATTCCCAGAACTGAGTATTGACTGGGCGTTTTTGAATGATGACCAAGGTTAA
- the dusA gene encoding tRNA dihydrouridine(20/20a) synthase DusA, whose amino-acid sequence MTKLNRKFTVAPMLDWTDRHCRYFHRLLTKEAVLYTEMVTTGALLHGDPERHLRFNQEEHPVALQLGGSEPPEMAECARLAERYGYDEVNINVGCPSERVQKGAFGACLMAEPQLIADCVAAMQAAVNIPVTVKNRIGIDDQDDYAGLLAFISTVSQAGCETFIIHARKAWLKGLSPKENRDLPPLRYDLVYQIKQEFPQLEIIINGGITTLEQCQQHLQHVDGVMVGREAYHNPWLLAQVDPLIYGVDAPFLERKAAFEAFLDYVQAQQTAGVALNHMSRHILGLFQGMPGARAFRRLISENAHKKNAGIALLRESLEKIA is encoded by the coding sequence ATGACTAAGCTGAACAGGAAATTTACCGTAGCGCCGATGTTGGATTGGACTGACCGTCATTGCCGTTATTTTCACAGGTTGCTGACAAAAGAAGCAGTTTTGTACACCGAAATGGTGACAACAGGCGCATTATTGCACGGCGACCCTGAACGCCATCTGCGTTTCAATCAGGAAGAACACCCCGTCGCTTTACAGTTGGGCGGTAGTGAGCCGCCGGAAATGGCGGAATGCGCCCGTTTGGCGGAACGTTACGGTTACGACGAAGTGAACATCAATGTCGGTTGTCCCAGCGAACGGGTGCAAAAAGGCGCGTTTGGTGCGTGCCTGATGGCAGAGCCGCAACTCATCGCTGACTGTGTTGCCGCGATGCAGGCCGCCGTGAACATTCCTGTCACCGTAAAAAACCGTATCGGCATTGATGATCAGGATGACTACGCTGGTTTGCTCGCATTCATCAGCACGGTATCGCAGGCGGGTTGTGAGACCTTCATCATCCATGCCCGCAAAGCGTGGTTGAAAGGGCTTAGCCCGAAAGAGAACCGCGACCTTCCGCCGTTGCGCTATGACCTGGTTTATCAGATCAAGCAGGAATTCCCGCAGCTTGAAATCATTATCAACGGCGGCATTACCACGCTGGAACAATGCCAGCAGCATTTGCAACACGTCGACGGGGTGATGGTGGGGCGCGAGGCTTACCATAACCCGTGGTTACTGGCGCAGGTTGACCCGCTGATTTATGGGGTGGATGCGCCGTTTCTGGAACGTAAAGCGGCATTTGAGGCATTTCTGGATTATGTGCAAGCGCAGCAGACGGCGGGGGTGGCGCTGAACCATATGAGCCGCCATATCCTCGGTTTGTTTCAGGGAATGCCCGGCGCCCGCGCCTTCCGACGGCTGATTAGCGAGAATGCGCATAAGAAAAATGCTGGAATTGCATTATTACGTGAATCACTTGAAAAAATAGCTTGA
- a CDS encoding SCP2 sterol-binding domain-containing protein, producing MPQLFSADWMNELKDLWNGDPEVKDKLAAINFNSIIACGLKGEDKPIGVFVVENGECVRAGDYAGETPDWDMRAARKDWLKWTKEPMGMVGLGTAYTFGKLKFLSGDYGAMLKNPAMAGPFVKSFALMAKIDTQ from the coding sequence ATGCCACAACTTTTTTCGGCTGACTGGATGAACGAACTCAAGGATCTCTGGAACGGCGATCCTGAAGTCAAAGACAAACTGGCCGCTATCAACTTTAATTCCATCATCGCCTGTGGCCTGAAAGGTGAAGACAAGCCAATAGGTGTATTTGTGGTCGAAAACGGCGAATGTGTCCGTGCTGGCGATTACGCAGGCGAAACCCCGGATTGGGATATGCGAGCCGCCCGCAAAGACTGGCTGAAATGGACCAAAGAACCCATGGGTATGGTCGGTCTGGGAACCGCTTACACCTTCGGTAAACTGAAATTCCTGTCAGGTGATTACGGCGCAATGCTGAAGAACCCGGCGATGGCTGGCCCCTTCGTCAAATCTTTCGCCCTGATGGCTAAGATCGACACGCAATAA
- a CDS encoding RNA-guided endonuclease InsQ/TnpB family protein — MLAKRAYQFRFYPDPQQEKLLAQTFGCVRYVYNSILRYRTDAYDQAQEKVSYLGANARLTAIKKQPERLFLNDVSSVPLQQCLRNQQTAFKNFFEGRAKYPVFKSKKHRQSAEFTYRAFTFRNGELKLAKCAAPLDIRWSQPLPAAPTTVTVSKDQAGRYFVSCLCEFEPTLLPVTDKKAGIDVGIKDLFVTSDGFKSGNPRHTAQHAAKLAKYQRRLAKKKFGSKNRLKAKRNVARVHAKISDCRSDNLHKLSRKLINENQVVCAENLAVKNMIKNPTLAKHIADASWGEFTRQLAYKAHWAGRTYVEIDRFFPSSKRCNGCGFVKANMPLDVRSWECLECGATHDRDVNAARNILAAGLAVLAFGENVSGDGISVSLSCSR; from the coding sequence ATGCTGGCAAAACGCGCCTACCAATTCCGGTTTTACCCAGACCCGCAACAAGAAAAATTGCTGGCGCAGACGTTTGGTTGTGTGCGTTACGTGTACAACAGCATCTTGCGTTACCGCACGGATGCTTACGATCAGGCTCAGGAAAAGGTCAGTTATCTGGGTGCTAATGCGCGGTTGACAGCCATCAAGAAGCAGCCCGAACGGCTTTTTCTGAACGACGTTTCCAGTGTTCCGCTGCAACAATGCTTGCGGAACCAACAAACCGCGTTCAAGAACTTTTTTGAGGGCCGGGCAAAATACCCTGTCTTCAAATCCAAAAAGCACCGACAGTCGGCAGAATTTACTTACCGTGCTTTTACATTCCGCAACGGTGAGTTGAAGCTGGCGAAGTGCGCTGCGCCGCTGGACATTCGATGGAGCCAGCCACTTCCTGCTGCCCCGACCACTGTCACCGTGTCCAAAGATCAGGCCGGACGCTATTTCGTGTCTTGCTTGTGTGAATTTGAACCCACGCTGTTGCCCGTCACCGACAAAAAGGCTGGCATTGACGTGGGCATCAAGGATTTGTTCGTCACCTCTGACGGTTTTAAGTCCGGCAATCCCCGCCATACCGCCCAACACGCGGCTAAACTGGCGAAGTACCAACGCCGTCTTGCCAAGAAGAAATTCGGCAGCAAGAATCGGCTGAAAGCTAAACGCAACGTTGCCCGTGTTCACGCGAAGATTTCCGATTGCCGGTCGGACAACTTGCACAAGCTGTCCCGCAAACTGATTAACGAGAACCAAGTCGTTTGCGCTGAAAACCTCGCCGTGAAGAACATGATTAAGAACCCGACACTGGCCAAGCACATTGCGGATGCAAGTTGGGGGGAATTTACCCGCCAACTGGCGTACAAAGCCCACTGGGCAGGCAGGACGTATGTCGAGATCGACCGTTTCTTTCCTTCCAGCAAACGCTGTAACGGCTGCGGGTTCGTGAAAGCAAACATGCCGCTGGACGTGCGGTCTTGGGAATGCCTGGAATGTGGCGCAACCCACGACCGTGACGTGAATGCAGCACGTAACATTTTAGCCGCCGGACTGGCGGTGCTAGCCTTTGGAGAGAATGTTAGTGGTGATGGCATTTCGGTGTCGTTGTCCTGTTCTCGATGA
- a CDS encoding chorismate transformation enzyme, FkbO/Hyg5 family, translating to MNDATPHHNLPPFTVTMLPDADVIAAGQGQNVLAAIGFAEKAAILDAQRPIFSVGLPLLAGTSRTERWLSSTPVRYGKHASITYSENGTVLFGHLLLEEADFPDFRIASQTAYQHVFELLQHAGYPCLLRMWNYFPAIVSQQGEFNRYQTFCLGRQDALDVWGNFDYAPPAATAIGTQQSGLQLYFIAAKSAGMQLENPRQTSAFLYPRQYGPVSPAFSRATVKDWGQGKHLYISGTTSIVGHETLHIGNPVAQLEETLRNLEALLGHGDTTLGLPVGAVRELTQLKVYLHDPAILPPVQAVLTDYLASTTLSQRPVEVLYLQGDVCRADLMVEVEGIFA from the coding sequence TTGAACGACGCAACACCACACCACAACTTGCCACCTTTTACTGTCACGATGTTGCCGGACGCTGATGTCATCGCAGCAGGTCAGGGGCAGAACGTGCTGGCAGCTATCGGTTTCGCTGAGAAAGCGGCGATTCTGGATGCGCAACGCCCCATCTTTAGCGTCGGTTTGCCCTTGCTGGCAGGTACTTCCCGCACGGAACGCTGGCTTAGCTCTACACCTGTCCGCTACGGCAAGCACGCCAGTATTACTTACAGCGAAAACGGCACAGTGCTGTTTGGGCATTTGTTGCTGGAAGAAGCGGATTTCCCCGATTTCCGCATTGCCAGCCAGACGGCTTACCAGCATGTGTTTGAATTGTTGCAGCACGCGGGCTACCCGTGTTTGTTGCGCATGTGGAATTATTTCCCCGCCATCGTCTCGCAACAGGGCGAATTCAACCGCTACCAGACGTTTTGCTTGGGTCGGCAGGATGCGCTGGATGTGTGGGGCAATTTCGATTACGCCCCGCCCGCTGCGACGGCGATTGGTACACAACAGTCAGGCTTGCAACTGTATTTCATCGCTGCAAAAAGTGCGGGGATGCAGTTGGAAAATCCGCGCCAGACCAGCGCATTCCTGTATCCGCGTCAGTATGGCCCCGTCAGCCCGGCTTTTTCGCGAGCGACGGTGAAAGATTGGGGGCAGGGTAAGCACCTGTATATTTCCGGCACGACCAGTATCGTCGGGCATGAAACCTTGCACATCGGCAACCCGGTGGCGCAACTGGAAGAAACCTTACGCAATCTGGAAGCGCTGCTGGGGCATGGCGATACCACCTTGGGTTTGCCGGTCGGTGCGGTGCGCGAGTTGACACAATTGAAGGTTTACCTGCATGATCCGGCGATTTTGCCGCCGGTTCAGGCGGTACTGACGGATTATTTGGCTTCGACTACGCTCAGCCAACGTCCGGTGGAAGTGCTCTACTTGCAAGGCGATGTGTGCCGCGCTGATTTGATGGTGGAAGTAGAAGGCATTTTCGCCTGA
- a CDS encoding RNA-guided endonuclease InsQ/TnpB family protein, with protein sequence MNPATTTLKTLQVRIRDKHAPVLRQWAFECNQVWNFANAYTAEYSNIPIPGVGWVRSNITAFDLAKQQAAYKKERGFTLHSQTVQEVTEAHAKARKQFKKDKLRWRISGGSQRSLGWIPFKSGAAVWKEGQVRYNKHFFKVWDSHGLSQYAFRSGSFSEDARGRWYFNVVVQVEVATHESQTAIGIDLGLKTTATCSDGTVLERQQRYRNLEVKLGKAQRAHQKRRVKAIHAKIKHQRKNDTHKFTTALVQQHGVIFVGNVSSAGLAKTTMAKSVLDAGWFIQRST encoded by the coding sequence ATGAATCCAGCCACAACCACCTTGAAAACGCTCCAAGTCCGCATCCGTGACAAACACGCGCCGGTGTTGCGTCAGTGGGCGTTTGAGTGCAATCAGGTGTGGAATTTCGCCAATGCTTACACGGCAGAATACAGCAACATTCCCATTCCCGGGGTAGGTTGGGTGCGCAGTAACATCACCGCCTTCGACTTAGCCAAACAGCAGGCAGCGTACAAAAAAGAGCGCGGCTTCACCCTGCATTCGCAAACCGTGCAAGAAGTCACTGAAGCCCACGCGAAAGCCCGAAAACAGTTCAAAAAAGACAAATTGCGCTGGCGGATTTCCGGTGGCTCCCAACGTTCGCTGGGCTGGATTCCCTTCAAGTCGGGTGCGGCGGTTTGGAAGGAAGGACAAGTTCGCTATAACAAGCATTTTTTCAAGGTGTGGGACAGTCACGGTTTGTCACAATACGCCTTCCGTTCCGGTTCTTTTTCCGAAGATGCGCGGGGTCGTTGGTATTTCAATGTGGTGGTGCAAGTTGAGGTCGCCACCCATGAAAGCCAAACCGCGATTGGTATTGACCTTGGCTTAAAAACCACGGCCACCTGTAGCGATGGCACGGTGCTGGAACGCCAGCAGCGTTACCGCAACCTTGAGGTGAAACTCGGCAAAGCCCAACGCGCCCATCAAAAACGGCGCGTCAAGGCTATTCATGCCAAGATCAAACATCAACGCAAGAACGACACCCACAAATTCACCACCGCACTGGTGCAACAGCACGGTGTCATATTCGTTGGCAACGTCAGCAGTGCTGGCCTCGCAAAAACCACGATGGCTAAAAGCGTCTTGGATGCAGGCTGGTTCATCCAGCGCAGCACCTAG
- a CDS encoding type I restriction enzyme endonuclease domain-containing protein encodes MSQGSKKDIKAELKVDLIMLLAEYGYPSVDRDEIYKEIFSQAENIKKYRG; translated from the coding sequence ATATCGCAAGGGAGCAAGAAAGACATCAAGGCCGAACTAAAAGTCGATCTGATTATGCTGCTAGCGGAATACGGCTATCCATCCGTTGACCGGGATGAAATTTACAAGGAAATTTTTTCGCAGGCGGAGAACATCAAGAAGTACAGGGGTTAG